A window of Bos mutus isolate GX-2022 chromosome 3, NWIPB_WYAK_1.1, whole genome shotgun sequence genomic DNA:
cccatggactgcagcccaccaggctcctctgtccatgggattttccaggcaagagtactggagtggggtgccattgccttctccggcatacTATATTAGGTAGTGATAAATTCTAAGGAGGAAAGTAAAATGGGGAATGGGTATGTGATCCCTGTCACTCTTGCTAACTCTTCGAGGGAAAATTCTGATTATTAGCTTAGTGATTTCACACTTTTTAAATTCTGGGAACCTTACTTTATCCTGTAATTCTTAGTTCTGTCTTGTACTTGAAAGTACACAAAACAACTCAGCATTCCCCTTAGAAGGGACTGAGAATGATACTATGGTgttgatgaataaaaataaaatcaattctgTTTCCTCAGTGCTAAGGTGTTACAAATGACAGTTTTTAATAGAATCAAATAGCCAGACCACCAGTGGAAGAAATATTTTAGGCTGAGAGATTTAAAAGCTCAACCTTGAGCTTCTGCCAGAGTACCATTTGTATAAACagattatttgtatttgtttatttgagggtttggtttaaaaaatataagggaATGTTTGAGAAAATGTAATGCTATTTTTTCAGAGTGTTATTTATGGTAATGAGGGTTGCAAGGCAGGGCTATTTCATAAGATGTGCTTTGCCCCAGAATATGCATGAAGCTTTGAAATCAGGCATCCTTATGAACCCTACAAAGGGAGGACTTTTAAGTAAGCATTTAATACACTTTAAAAAGTTTGGCAGTGAGAAATCCTACTTAAATTGACATGGCCAAACATCTGAGCCCCTGCTTCCTtaatttcctttgagattgaccTGGCTGGTAGGTAGTAACCTTGTTTGCTTAATAAGATTCTCTTTTTCCAATACAGATAACAATGAAGATGGTGCCAAAAATGCTTTCTCCTTTGGTTAAAGACTGGGCTCCCAAAGcatttataatttcctttaagTTGGAGACTGATCCCTCCATCATAATTGATCGTGCACGGAATGCTTTAGAAGTTTATCGACATCAAGTGGTGGTGGCTAATATCCTTGATTCACGACGATCTTCTGTGGTTATTATAACCAAAGACTCAGAAACCAAGTTACTGTTATcagaggaagaagtagaaaaaggCATAGAGATAGAAGAGAAGATAGTGGATGATCTTCAGTCTCGACATACTGCTTTTATACATGACAAAAACTGAGGTAAAAAGCCTTTATTTATAGGATCAAAAATTGTTCAGTGGACCAGGGCTCTTATAGGTGGTGAGAAGTAGAATAAATCCTTTGctttcataaagacagaaaatgaaggggaaaagcaGTGAGTGGTGGGCAGACTAATGTTGCTCGGTGTCTGTCTTTTAAAGGCCTTTCAGTACTctctaaaaatgaaagcaaaggcaAATCTGTTATGACCGAGCCACCTGACACACTCACCTGAATGTTATTTGATTTTGAGAACGACTCTAGCTGTTTCTCAGCTTAAAAAAAAGCTTACTGGGTATCATATTCCTCAAAATACACATGTGGGGCCTGAatatcagccttcttcacactatAAAAAGGATGATGGATGCCTGAATGGCCATGCTTATTTTGTTGATACCTACTGTGTGGTAGGCCCTCAGGATTTTGTAGCTTCAAAGgtgaattgttgttcagtcgctaagtcgtgtccagctctgtgaccccatggactacagcacgccaggctcccctgttcttcactatcttccagagttagCTCAAAAAGATGAATAAACATGTCTAGTTTGGGAAATGGGTATATAAAAATTAGTACAATAAATAAAGTGCCCCAAAGTCAATACAAtgatgttggttttttttttttaaatttggtaaaAATGGGTGTAGGAGAGAAGGATACCTCCCCAAAGATAGATTAGCTGTAGATGGATGATTATCCCCCCACATTTACTTCTTGCTGCTTGTCCTAGACTCACTTCATATTTGAGTTAAGAATTTACCTTTCAAATACTTTATAACTGCTATTGTGGGAAAGTTAAGCTGGAGGCCAGGCAGGACCCAGTTGGTGACCACTGCCCTGAAGGAGGTAAAGAGTATGGGTTTTGGAGTTGTCTTAGCCAGATTTCACCCTTCCAGCTGTGCCACCTATTCACTTTGTAAACTTAGATACCTGACTTAATCtcaagtttcctcatctataaaatggtgataatttCTCTGCAAAGTAACACCATttgttgtggggattaaataaatggagaaggtaAAGCATGAGTCTGGCATTTGACACATAATTTGCTCAATAAATGGCAGTGTTACTGCTGGTGCCTTGCTTGATTCCTAAATCCTTGAGAAGTTTTCAAAGCTCTCACTGTCCTGGGCTTTGGGTTGGGAGTGCAAAGTAAGTAGACCAGAGAAGTACCCTCAGTGATCCACAGGATGGTCCAGAATGCAGTGTGAAAAACTGTCATTAAGAACTAGGTATAAAAAAGTTCTTGACATAAATGAGTTAAAATGCAATTCATGGAGTGTGTTGGGAAGAGTAGTCCAATGTATCTGTCTGATAATAGAAGTATAATAAACTTTGAGATTTGCACATAAATGCCAAGATATACCTAAACATGTTATCAAATCAGGAAATGTGACTTCATTAAATCAGGAAACAGGAAAAGTAACTGCAGCAATCAGGACTTCTCTGGAAGCAGCAATCCCattgaacaaaaattttaaattactttctgaTCCAAATAACAAAATCTAAAAAGCAACATACTGTAGCCAGTGGCTGCAGTACTAAAGGAGCATGAAGTAAAAGATTGACTTCTTCCCTTCTCTATATCTGTAGGTTCATGTAGATAATGGCTGTCATTATCTTTGAATGTATAATGAGGATAAATGGAGCTAGAACTAATtgtaatgtttgtttttattaatatcatAATTATTACTCCCCTTGGGAACCATTTTCTATTGTGTTTTGTTAATGCTTAAAAACAGCCTCCATTACCctaaatggaatttagaatgtTTTCCAGTTCAGTTTCATTTGCATTCAGAGCATGTAAAAATTCCAAGAGGTGGTTTTTTTAGTCAGCAAATGGAAGTGtgtgaaaaaagcaagaaaactaagaatgagggagttccctggtggttcagtggttacgatttggtgttttcactgccatggcccaggttcagccCCAAGCCAGGGCCCAGccccaaacaaaaaacagaataaaaaggaacataAGTCAATTAGAGCAAATAAGAAGGATCCTGAGTCTAAATTGGAGGACTAAATGGCGTATCCCTAAGGAGAAAAGGACGCTTGAACTGTTAGGAGTGGGTTGAGGGAGATGGTGGTGAGCATTTTAGATCAGAGGGATAAAAAAACACTTGCAAGGGCTCTGGTACCAGAGGGAGAGTTTAGGAAGTGTAAGGGATAAGATCTGTCCAGATAATGCATGTAGAACTGGCAAAGCTTTGGAAAGGAGCCTGTGAGAAACTAGAATAAGGTTAAGAAATGTTAAGCGTATATTCGGGATACCAGAAAAGCATGGGCCCCAAAACATGAGTAAAATCGGGTTTAGGTAAACTAACTAGAATCTTGCGATAAGAGCATTTAAATGAAGAGCATATAAACTGGTCCTTTGTTAAATGTTGTGtcttttagatatttttattttgccttacaTAGGTGGAGAATACGGTTCGCGAAAACCGAGTTTTCAGTGCTTAGGACTTCTAAAGTTGTAGTCAAGTTCGGTTTCGTCATTTTTACAATAATAAGCGGGTTCCACAAGTGTTGTGATTTGTCTTAGGTGCCCCACCCAGGTAATGAGTGACAAGTCCTGACCTAAAATTCAGAACCCCTAACCTAgctccccccagcccccgcctTTTAAGAATGAAATTACTTCTAGAAATTTTAATCCAAGTTTGTTAGACTGGGGCTCTAGATAAAGTTTGGCAGGAAGCTGAGAACTATTAATGCCCTGTGACAGAACTTGATGTTGCAAATAGGCGCCACGATGTTACCATGGTTACTGCAGAGCCGTTGGGAAGAGCCGTGCCTTCGTTACTGCGGGCCTAACCCAGAGGCCAATGGTCTGCGCCATAGCAATGGTCTCCGGCAGGAAGCGCAGCTCCTGAGCCAATGGCGCGCGTCGTTTCTATGGTTGCCGCCGGAAGGACGGCCAGGCGTCTCCGCGGCGAGCGCGGTTGCTATGATGcccgggactgagcaggcacctGCAGCTCGCACCCTGGCGGCCCCCGAACCCTCGCCGCGCTTTCCAAGAGACAATTTCCGGCTTGGTTCCTGAGGTTCCCGCCGCAGCCCCAAGGAAGAAAGCAGCTATTCGCTCTTTTTCAGCATTCCAGGCCTTTCCTGGCAGGGCCCAAAACGACAGAAGAGCCTCACCTGGCTTGGCCTTTCTAGCCGCGGGCTGGAGGGATTCGGCCTGAGAATAGATCGGTCGGTTTCCCGGGACCCACCCGTCAGAGGCCCTTAGAATTAGGCTGCTGCTTTTCTTTAAAGGGAGTTTAGAACACTCAAGCTGTTTAAGTGGGCGTTCCTTTGCTCACTTTCCAGGCGAAGACTCAGCCCTACTCAGAGACTGCGCGTGAAGGTAGAGGCCATGACAAAGTCCACCGAGCTACGGCATCCTCTGAGTGTCGGCCTGTGAACAAAGAACTGCTGTTTCCTCCTTTTTGCCGTTTGTTCGCCATGCAGAACTTTAATTCCTGATGAAGCTCTGGAGGCCCTTTGTATCCTCAACATCAGACGTCATCAAGTCAGTTACCTTCTGCCTTTCAAGCTACAACCTCATCCACTTCTCTCATTACCCTGAGCGCCAGTTTTCTCATCCTGATCATTGTACCGCCATTCTCACCCTTTCTTGTCCACACTGCACATTCCTGAATGTTCATTCGTCTCCATCACCTCTGTTATCTCTACACCCCCTCCTTTTTTCCTGCTACAATGCTTTGGGTAACTAAGCATTTCACAATCTCCAGCCCTGGAATCATTTGGAAGATTTTCTTTGTGTCTCTGTACTACGGCAATCTTTCTGTCTTGAGTAAACTTGAGACGAAAACGGAAAAGCATACATTGGTAAATACAAACAGTAAATGTCTACAAGTCTGTTGTG
This region includes:
- the PPCS gene encoding phosphopantothenate--cysteine ligase isoform X2, which produces MFYLAAAVSDFYVPASEMPEHKIQSSGGPLQITMKMVPKMLSPLVKDWAPKAFIISFKLETDPSIIIDRARNALEVYRHQVVVANILDSRRSSVVIITKDSETKLLLSEEEVEKGIEIEEKIVDDLQSRHTAFIHDKN
- the PPCS gene encoding phosphopantothenate--cysteine ligase isoform X3, producing the protein MKMVPKMLSPLVKDWAPKAFIISFKLETDPSIIIDRARNALEVYRHQVVVANILDSRRSSVVIITKDSETKLLLSEEEVEKGIEIEEKIVDDLQSRHTAFIHDKN